In Sciurus carolinensis chromosome 4, mSciCar1.2, whole genome shotgun sequence, the sequence atatattttcttcatttttaatttttattactttaaaattttattactttaaaattaaattttattactttaaaatccccagttgtggttttcctttttttaagttcCTGAGGTTTGCCAAGCATATTTCTatgtcaattatattttttaaacttcatttagaaaaatttagcctctatttctttaaatacataaaatatttgaaattttcatttcatttataagtCTTTTAGCtctaggattttatttttgcttctctcGTGGTTTTATTTTATCCAGTATGATTTaccatttgcttttaaaatttttaaagtacttataATAGCTGCTCTCTAGCAATGGTAATAATGGCTTACCACTACGGCTTGTCTGAGTATCTTAACTTCTTTAACATTAAATTGAATTTGTAATCTCTTGTTTTTCCATTATACATGTCCTCAATACTCTCAGTAGTACCTGATTGAATCTCTTGAACAACCTCAAAAGGTGTCCATCTCATGTCAAAACCCATAGCTGGGCATAGTGGGATATGCCTATAGTCTTAGCTGCTAGGGATTAAGTGaccaacatagtaagaccctgtctcttaaaattaaaaaaaaaaaaaaaaacctaaatgatacaaaaattttttttctcaacataTCCCTTGGATTTTGCAAAGTTGTTTAGTACACATTTGCTATTTGATGTTTAATTAGTTAACATGAACATGAATTTTGATAATTAACCCCGAGATGGTTAAATTTTCCTCAATCACAGTATAATTTAAGAAGTCAAAAATTTAACCAAAATCTTCTGAGTGCATAAAAATGGTCAgccataatttattttaaaagttataaaatcaataaGTATCCaatgtattttgtatatattttattaggaTTTAATAATATCAAGTGTTAGTAAATGAGATGTCACTATGTATTAAACTCACAGATATAAATGTTCCTACATGAACAGTTTTCAGAGTAAGTATACTTTCCACGGATATAAGCACAATTCTGGTTTTCCTTTCCCATCAGTGGAATTCTGTAGAATTAACAAGAACAACAACTTTTATAAACCAAGGTGTGGTGTGTGCAAATACTAACTTtatctcaacaaaatcttagcaaaaacAATTACAAGcctaaaggaattttaaaaagcaaataaaacaacaaataaaactgatataagaaaaaaacaccatgctGCTTAATAGGCTTTACAAATCTTACAAAAAAGTAAGCCTCATGGAAAATATTAAGCACTGTCTAATCCTATCCTGTTTGTGTAATTAGAATTatgaatcaaaaacaaacaaataaaagaacatgAAATAGGTTTATAGATTTCTAAACTTATCTAAAACTATGCACAAATTCTCTAAGTCTAGTAAATTAAACATGTAAATGCTCTAAAATGTCGAGTGACTTAGAAAGGGCTAGGAAAATTTTCCCAATTATTTCCTATACATTGGTCCTCAtagttctttcctttgttttttttttttttttttttttttttgctatttctgTGGTGTACACAGgtcatgcacacacatacacactactCTAAGAAAAGTCCAATTTATCCAAGCACTATACTTACAGACTTTTCTTCACGTCTGTACCATCTTCCCATAACCAGGACCCATCCGTTTCATTCATTTTGAGACCTAGCCATCCAACCATTCCAAATGTTGATAAGACATCctattggaaaaatatttcataatccaGAAATGTGCATATATTACCATCTGTTCCTTCCTGACTCAGTGATAAGTGGTAAAAGTTCTCCCAAAGGCTTGCATACACCCGCATAGTATTAATAGACCCCCACCTCAAAATAGTACTTCTGTATTAGTTTGCTTTTCTTGCAGTATTACATATTCTAATGATAGTTTCTCTAATTTCGCCttgagaaaataaactcaaaataaaatatcatgcaTCCTTGAGAACACTGAATTTGCCAAATTATAGTGTTCATCACTAATGCTTCAAAACCAAAGATGGTCACAATGTGAAAGAAAAGTAGGATTGTCTGCCTTACCAGCTCTTCTTGGGTCTCTATCCTCAGAAGATGAGAATTCAGTTCCATACAGGCAGTGCGGCTTTCTGGCCAGGTTTTGGCTTCATTGAAAAAATGATAGTAACTATTTCCAAACCCAATCCAGTTGTGAAAACTAAGATCACAGGAACATTCTAAGAAATATAAGCATATTAATTGGGTAACAGAGTAGCAACTGTTATCATACAGCTATAAGATTCATGTGTTTGTAATACAGATGAATATTAGACTGTGCTGATGGTAGAACCCATGGCTCCAccatctaggcaagtgctctaccagggaGCAGCATCCCAGCTGTAAGCACTTTGGTACCATTTCTGAGCAATCTTTGCACAATCCATAGCTaaccataaataataaataaaacaattttgcacgttttgaaattttccacaggaaaatagtataaaatatagtttataggaaaatatttcaaatcataATCATATTTAACATGATTAAAATGAGGTACATGTTTAAATGCTAAACAATatacaataaaaacacaaaaagcaatTACTGAATGATTTCAATTCTGTtggaaattattattaataatcattttggatatgcaaaataaaatgctGTAATTCTTTGAAACTGATGtttcaattatttataaatgaatccTTTTGCATAGCTTCttcattttgtaatttcttaTAACCATCAAAATACAGTTTAAAGTTACTTTTGTCCTTTAGAAAATTGACtgcatttccttctctctttgaGATGTTGGTTTGTAtctgtaagggatcccacgaaaccacgccagacacaggaaatcacataagggagtttattaagcaaacagagtgtctccctgcagggtaagagagaaaatgagaggaaaagaaagggaacgagaaagggcgcgtgcaagaaagtgtgaaagcgaggaggatagagaagtgagtaggagagaaagatgaggaaagatggctgggtagctacagtaaagcaattgaattgtgctgggctaacaggggaccaatatcggagaaggatacttgcaagctgactgatgaaccaatagctagctaggatgttcacagactgacaagtggttgggaggcagggaaaatggctgcactggaaaggtcagggggagcagcttttTACATTACAGTATCCATCTCCTCAAGTTTATTTCAATAGCAATGTATATTTAATGAGACAAATTATATTATCttacatttttgttaatttattgagATAATACCAACATCTTTTTCATtcagtatacatatatttttgcaGGTAATATTGTAGCAGGTAATTAACCCAGGACTGGATACAAAATAAACTAAGGACACTGTCTGTAAAAATTAgtgcctgggaaagggagagagttCTCTCCCCTTTCCCACCAAATGGTTTTATTGGGAACTTAATTAGCACCATTCACTCCTTCCTTTTGGATTGTAAAGGATTTTCCCTAGGACCTAACTACTTTCCTTTGAAGTGCAATCACCCCTGTGAAGGTCCCAGGCCCAAGGCTAGAGATTTACCAAAGGCCTTCTAAGAGGAGCCAGTAGCCTTAATGCACTCTGCTTCTGAAACATGCTTTCTGCTTGAAAACTCTTACACACAATCATATATTGTTTTTTGAAACATTATGCACAACTATATATCGTTTTATACTAGAAAATGTATGACACTAGATAGCCTATAAATGTTATGAGAAGCTGGCAAGGGCGTCCCTTTGGTTCCACCTGCATAAAATGAAGTTTGGTTCCTCCCACTCCTTGAGTGCCCTTGGCAGTTTCTTGCCTGATTCCCATAACAATATACGTGTCAGAGAAAGTAGACCAAGTAGATCAAGATTAATAAAGCTAATATAATAAGGCCACTATTAACTATCacataataaaaaacattaataattGCCTGTGAACTTAGTATTTatcatataataatttatatttgtactattttcttttatgatcatTTCACTCATATCTTTTACCTCTATCTTCACCTGAGAAgttattctttttcatatttcctttctcTATCCCTTGGATTACTTAAATGCCTAAGTTCCCCTTGCAGGTTTTCCCAAACTTTTTAGTATGCTGAATAAAAACACTTGCTAAGCCATTTGTTGTGAGAGTTTACTGCTATTGTGAAATAATTGGCACCAGGACACGTTGCTTTATCACTGCAATTTTCATATTCTGCCTTCACTCCCCTCCTTGACCTGAATGTGTATCTCCCAAACATAAAGCTTACTCATTGTATTTCTTGATTTagccttaattaattaattaatttttttgtaccaggaattgaacacaggggcacttaatcattgagccacatccccagtccttttaaatattttatttagagatagggcctcactaaattgctcagactgactttgaacctctgatcctcctgcctcagctcccaatctgcaaggattacaggcatacgccatcacacccagctttaCCCTCAATTTCTTAAAACTCTGAGGCAAAGACTAAGTTCATGTTTGGTCCTTTTCTAAAAATAGCATATTTCCCATTCAGCCTTTTTGTGTGtctttaattccatttttaatcCCACTGTTGATATTTGAAAGACCACTGGTTTTATTCCCTGATTATTACATTAGCTGAATGTATTAGCATCTAATTATTTTGCTTGTTATTTCAACTAAGAAACATTCATGACTTTTCACCCCTTGCAATTTAGTGTTTAGCATCCTTGGGATACTACTGAAGCCTGAGCAGGGGGCAAAAGACAgtgtagattaaaaaataattggatcCAAAGGGGAGATGGGTCTGgctcaaaaggaaaggaaatcaaatgcTGTTATCTCCAAAGCCCTTCCCCGCCCCCTCCACCTGTTTGCccccagggaattgttcctccctacAGGAGTTattaattaatgcctcctggcctgttcccttcctgcccaggatcACTCCACCTTTGGCCCACAGTTTGGTCAGGTAGACAAGAcaagggaaggagggaatgagaacaaaggaaatctaaaaagTATAGTAAGGGGCAGGGCACCCCCACTTCTTTGGATATCCAGCTCTGGTACCCCTTCTCTGCAGAaaagtctatctctgttctacttttgctttttatGCTTGCCTCCGTGTTTCTCCAGAAACAGAATTGGGCCCTGATTGATTCTCATCATCTCGGATATACTACCAATCCAGAATCAGAAGGCAATGTGACTGTGACTTCTAAGAATGCCTAACTGAGAAATGACAGAGAGGTCTTTATTTTCAACTAGAATTTAATTCCACTTTTAATCCtgctgaaaatgaattaaaaattaaaattattaatatctcCAAGTATTATATAATAATCTAATTTTCAACTCTCTTGCTCAAATTAAAGCCTCATTCTTTATCTTGCAGCCGTTGAACGTGGGTAGCACTATTATTAAGATCAAAAATACTTCCAAACAGTGATAGCTTTGATGTCAGAACACCTCTCCAATTTTAAGCTACAGCTATTTTGGATGCttgatgacttttctttttttaaattagaaatctaGAGGGAAAGCcaaaaagatatttaatttttaagaaattttgtctATCTAGACCTTTGAAGCTAGGCAGAAGATCAAGGGAAGCTGGACTTCGTTGATATAGTTGATATATAAATACAGATGCCTGAGCTGGAGAACACCAGCCCGTGGGGAGAGATTGGAGCAGGAACTCTGGCTTCCAACCCTCAAGACTACCTCTGCTCTCCTAGGCTCTCAGAGATTGACTTATACTACTCTCAAGGTTAGAAGTACAATGAGAGCAGTAACAGAATAAGAAACGAAGAGAAACAAaggtgaggaagaaaaaaagaagataatacaGAATGACTGGAAAGAACATTAGCAGAGAGAAAAGCcaacaaaatgtttaaatgaatttCTACAAGAAAGAAAGTAACTAATAGAGTATTAATTcatgagggaaataaaaagagatgaaacCATAAAGGGCCAGCTATTAAGAAACAAGATtacaccaggtgtggtggtgcacacctgtaatcccagtggatgaggcaggaggatcaggagttcaaagccagcctcagcaaaagcaaggtgctaagcaactcagtgagaccctgtctctaaataaaatacaaaatgtggctcagtggttaagcaaccctggatttaatccctggtaccaaaaaaaaaaaaaaaaaaaaaaaaaagaaacaagattaCTCACTTTTCAGAAGTCTTAAAGAGATCAAACTGAAAGTAGTAAAATACTACAGAGGGTGAGTATCAGGCATGGGAGAGAACAAATTAGAttgaaaacatgttaagaaaCCCTAGTTGCCATGTTCCCTATCCCAGGTTAACCTCCCATTCCCTTAACCTATAGTGCAAACAAAAAAATCGAAATTTAAGAAATCGAAATCAACTGGTAGATGACTCAGGTGTGTGAGGGAAGCAGCGGGCAAGTGAGAAGGGCTGAGACCAATTACAGCAGGACTCAGTCTAGGTCCACTAGTGAGTGAAGCTACCTTCAAACCTTTTCTCTAAAACAGCACAGATTGAGCTaataattcttagaggaaaagtaaactcacaatagcctcaacaaacaaacaaacacaacaacaacaacaacaacaaaaacccttggaaatcaatctaacaaaagttaGTTAAAAGACCtctgggaatcaatttaacaaaagaggtgaaagacctctataattaaaactacagaacactaaagaaagaaatgaaagaaaaccttagaagatggaaagatctcccatattcttggataggcagaattaatattatcaaaatgcccatactaccaaaagtactatacagattcaatgcaattccaattaaaatcccaatgacattcttcatagaaatagaaaaagcaatcatgaaattcatttggaaaatgaaaaagtaagagacccaaaatagccaaagcaatccttagcagagggtatcacaataccagacctcaaactatactacagagcaatagtaacaaaaacagcatgatattgataccaaaataggcaggtagaccagtggtacagaagacacagagacaaacccacataaatacagttaccttatactagacagaggtgccaaaaacatacgatggagaaaagatagtctcttcaacaaatggtgctgtgaatactggaaatccatatgcagtaaaatgaaattaaacccctatctctcaccctgtacaaaactcaactcaaaatagatcaaggacctaggaattagacagagaccctgaatcaaatagaagagaaaataggcccaaatcttcaacatatcagcttaggaccagacttccagTACATGATTCCCAAagagcaagaaatgaaagcaagaatcaataaatgggatacattcaacataaaaagctttttctcacaaagaaaacaattgatcatgtgaaaacagagcctacagagtgggaaaaaatcttttccacatgcacttcagatagagcactaatctccaaaatttataaagaacttaaaaaactttacactcaaaatacaaagaacccaatcaagaaatgggctaaggaactgggcagacacttcatagaagaagaaatacagttgatagacaaacatatgaaaaaatgttcaacatctctagtaattagataaatgcaaatcaaaaccaccctaagatttcatctcatttctattagaatggctattatcaagaatacaagcaatgataggtgttggtgaggatgtagggaataaggcacattcatacattgttggtgggattgcaaattggtgcagccattctggaaaacagtatggagattgctcaaaaaacttggaatggacccaccatttgacccaattatcccactccttggtttatacccaaaggacttaaaatcagcatactctagtgatgcagccacatcaatgttcatagcagctcaattcgcaatagctaaattgtggacccaaactagatgcccctcaatagacgaatggataaagaaactgtggaatatatacacacaatggattgttactcaaccataaagaataataaaattatggcatttgcaggtaaatggatgaagttgaagaatattatgctaagtgaaataagtcaatccacaaaaaccaaaggctgttttctctgataagtgaatgatgatacataatgggggtggagtggggtggggaaggggtaaGGGTAGAATGGAGGAACCTTGGATTATATAAAGGGAattgaggggtgaggagggggtggagggaaggaaagataatggaatgtgACAAatatcatgaccctatgtacatctatgattacacaaattgtgtgattctatattgtgtacaaccagagaaatgaaaagttgtaccccatttgtgtacaaggaatcaaaataagatgaaataatgtaaaacccaaaaaataaataagtaaaataaataaatttttaaaaaagtaaacgaAAACTTCCCTCTGAGTAATATAGCTTTTGGAAAGTAACATGGAGCTCCTGGGTAACCTGAGGCATGGCTCCCTCTTCCTCAAACGGAATTCTACTCAGCTTTTTAATGCAGTGTCTTTGTGTTTCTAAGCAGTAGGTGGTAAAAAGACGTTTGATATTAAGTCTCCaacacagaataaataaataaataaataaataaataaaattgaaaaccgatccatttcaaataaaaatgtagatgGCAAAATAAACATCCAGAACATCACCTCTATAgataaaattttctcttacaCTCACTCATCCTCATTTATGAATTTctggatttcatttttcaaattagtgagacaagaactcagaaagaagaaatgcagtGAGCTGGGTTCTGCTACAACCTTGGATGGCATCACTTGTCATTAAGAGCTGCAACACTATTCCACCCGAAGAGGCCTGCAGTTTATGCAgaccccacctgccagcagaagctGAGAAACTGGTTTCATTATGATCATAATTGCCTAAGGCCTGCACAGATCCAAACataacttatttaaataaaaacgttcaatcattatataattatgtcaaaatgaattactgtcatgtataactaaaaagaatcaataaaaaataaattaaagttcTTAAATTGTCTACAAAGTAAAACCTCCAGACTTTCAATTAATGACTCGTAGAGTTTGaaactggcttttaaaaaatggacatgaAAACCTGGTCTTTCAATCAAAGATGTCACTAGCTCATAATTTCTTGTGCAAAACACGAATTCTTCCCTGCAAAAGTAACTTTTGACCTGTGAAGAGGAATGACCTCCAATCAACAAGCAACttgtcctctttcccttcctatgAATTCCCTCCACAACCAACTCACCTGGTAGGCCAATCTGAACTTAGAGCTCCTGG encodes:
- the LOC124983995 gene encoding killer cell lectin-like receptor subfamily I member 1; amino-acid sequence: MPQNKQNECILNKKEANYTEIKFFKCQQKRRIPKEKQGPIISSEEPVNYVQLKFIRTSHLQHKKCFVRGKKDPESAAWKVISGILGVLCMVLLTTVGVLLSNLLSRREKQNKTISTLSSKNNECSCDLSFHNWIGFGNSYYHFFNEAKTWPESRTACMELNSHLLRIETQEELDVLSTFGMVGWLGLKMNETDGSWLWEDGTDVKKSLIPLMGKENQNCAYIRGKYTYSENCSCRNIYICEFNT